GCGACACCTCGCCGGCGGCCAGCCCGGCCATGATCGTGTCGAGGTCGCCCTCGATCTTGGTCGGCTTGCCGTTGGCGGCACTCTGGAACAGGCAGTCGGCCGCGTCGGGCTCGACCACCACCACCTGCGGCCGCTCGCCGCCGAGCTTCTGCCACAGCAGCGCGGTCGTCGCGGCGGCGAGGCCGCCGACGCCGCCCTGGATGAAGAGATGCGTCGGCCGCGCTTCCGCCGGAAGCTCGTCGAGCGTCTCGATGCCGATCAGGCCATAGCCTTCCATCACCGTCCGCGGCACATCCTTGTAGCCCTCATAGGAGGTGTCGGAGACGATGGTCCAGCCATGGGTCTTGGCGTCGGCCGCCACCCGATGAACCGAATCGTCGTAATTGCCCTCGATCCGCCGCACCTCGGCGCCGTAATGCGCGATCGCCTCGCAGCGGCCCTCGCTCACCTCGGCATGGATATAGACGATGCAGCGGCAGCCGAAGAGCTGGGCGCCCCAAGCGACCGAGCGGCCATGATTGCCGTCGGTCGCGGTCGCGACGGTGATGGCGCCGACGATGTCCTTGTGGGCACCGGCCATCAGCTCGGCGGAGCTCGGCTCCTTGCCGGTCGCTTCTTTCACCGCCGCGGCCAGGACGCGATAGACCGCATAGGCGCCGCCCAGCGCCTTGAAGCTGCCGAGCCCGAAACGCGAGCTCTCGTCCTTGTACCAGATGGCGCGCAGGCCCAGTGCTGCGGCCAGTCCCGGCAGAGGCAGCAGGTTGGTCTGCCGATAGCCGGGCCATCCGCGAATCTCCTGCGCCGCCGCTCGGAAGCCCGCCGGATCGAGGATCGGCAGCAGCGAGGCGGGGTAGGGAGCTTCGGTGGGAAGGGCTCGCGGGTTCAATTCCACGCGATGGGCGAAAGCGTCCAGTTTCCAGTGACTCATGGTCGCGTCTAATATCACAGTCACGGGGTCGGGAAAACCATCCGCGCCGCGCTCGAAAGGCAAAAGGCCCATGCAGGCAAAGGATATGGTGCGACGGGTCCGGCTCGTCACCGGCCTGACGCTCTTTGCCTATCTCACGACCCATTACCTCAATCATGCGGCCGGGCTGATCTCGCTCGATGCGATGGAGGCGGGCCGGGGCCTGTTCCTGCTGCTCTGGCGCAACTGGCCGATGACCCTGCTGCTCTATGCGGCGATCTTCATCCATCAGGGCCTGGCCTATTGGGCGATCTATCAGCGCCGGTCGCTGCGCATGGCGCCCTGGGAGGCGGCCCAGCTGCTGCTGGGGCTCGCCGTGCCGCCCTTGATCGTCACCCATGTGATCGGCACGCGGCTGGCCGAGGCCCTTTACGGCACCAACGACAATTACGCCTACCAGCTGCTCGTGACCTGGCTCTGGCAGCCGAGCGACGGGGTAAAGCAGGCGCTGGTCACGGCTATCGCCTGGGCGCATGGCTGTATCGGTCTTTATTTCTGGCTGCGGCTCAAGCCCTGGTTCCCGAGGGGCGCGGCCTATCTCTTCGCGGTGGGGCTCCTGCTGCCGGTGCTGGCGCTGCTGGGATTCGTGGAAGGCGGGCGCGAGGTGGCGCGGCTGGCCGAGGATCCGGACTCGATGGCGGCGGCGAACGCCATCATCCATTTCCCGACGCCCGAGCAGGTCGCCCATCTCTACGGCATTCGCAACGGCCTGCTGTGGCTCTTCGCCGGTCTTCTGCTGGCCACGCTGGTCGCGCGCTGGTTCCGGGCCTGGTTCATCCGCCATCGCGCGATCCAGGTGACCTATCCCGACGGGCGCAAGGTGGAGATCCAGCCGGGCACCAGCGTGCTCGAGGCCAGCCGGATCGGCGGCATCCCCCATGCCAGCGTCTGCGGCGGGCGCGGGCGCTGCTCGACCTGCCGGGTGCGGATTCTCGCGAGCGATGGCGCGCTGCCCGAGCCCGGGCCCGAAGAGCGCCGCGTGCTCGATCGCGTGGCGGCGGGACCCGGCATCCGGCTCGCCTGCCAGTTGCGGCCGCGCGTGAACGTCTCGGTCCTGCCGATGCTGCCGCCCACCGCCAGCCCGCGCGATTCCCATGCGCGTCCGGGCTATCTCCAGGGCCATGAGGAGGAGATCGCGATCCTGTTCGCGGATCTGCGCGCCTTCACCCGCTTCGCCGAGCGCAAGCTGCCCTACGACGTGGTGTTCCTGCTCAACCGCTATTTCCGTGCCATGGGCACGGCGGTCGAGCAGGCCGGCGGCCATCTCGACAAATTCATCGGCGACGGCGTGATGGCGCTGTTCGGGGTTGGCAGCAATCCCGAGGAAGGCTGCCGTCTCTCGCTCGAGGCGGCCCGGCGCATGGCGGTCAATCTCGACGAGGTCAATCGCGTGCTCGAGCATGACCTGCCCGAGCCGCTGCGCATCGGGATCGGCATCCATGTGGGCCCGGCGATCGTCGGCGAGATGGGCTATGGCCGCGCCACCTCGATGACCGCCATCGGCGATTCGGTCAACACGGCAAGCCGGCTCGAAGGTCTGACGAAGGAGTTCGCCTGCCAGCTGGTGATCTCGGCCTCGGTCGCGGAGCTGGCCGGCCTCGAACTACCCGACGCGGCGCCCCATGAGATCGCCGTGCGCGGCCGCACCCAGCCGCTGCGCGTGCTCGCGATCGCCGACGCGCGGACCCTGCCGCCCTTCACCGGCCTGACGGAAAAGGTCCTGCGCCAGCGCGTCCGCGCCGGCGCGATACCGACGGGGTGAGGGGAAGGCGGATAGTTCGGCGTGCGCGCTTCTAACAAAAAAAGGTCGTGTTTTTCGCGTCATGCCGGCCTTCGAGCGTGTGAAAGAATCGAGCGAAGCATAGAAGCTCCAAGCCCCCTCCCCTTGCGGGAGGGGGTAGGGGGAGGGGTGATGCCGGACGAGGTCATTTTAGAAGGTGTCGAGCCAGGTCTGCTCATGTTCGTTCGTTGCCAGCTCAGCCCAAGCCTGTTGCTTTCAGAGCGTTGCTTGATCGTAAGTGTGATCGGCATCGCGCCCGTGTCACCCCTCCCCCTACCCCCTCCCGCAAGGGGAGGGGGCGAGAGTATTTCTGACGCCCTCTTACGGCATCATTCGATTTCTTCACACGCTCCTTCGCCGGGGTGACAAGCGAGTGGACGGCGCCGCGATCAGCCCTGGATCGACAGCTTGTAGGCGTCGATCTTCGCCTTGAGCTGGTTGTACTCGTCGCAATTCACGCAGGCGTCCTGCAGCACGGTGAGCCGCTCTTCCGCGCCCGAGAGATTCTTCATATCGAGCAGCAACTCGCCGGCATTCCGGTTGGCGAGCAGATGCTGGGGCTTCATGCCGATGACCTTCTTGTAGTAGCTCATCGCCTTCCCCAGCTGGTTCTCCTTCTGATAGCAGTAGCCCAGCTGGGTCAGCGCATCCGCGTCGACCGGATCCATCGCGATCAGCTTGTTGAGGATCAGCATCGCGCCGTCATAGTCGCCGGTCTGGATGCGGGCGAGCGCCTCGTTGTACTGCTCGTTCCGCGGCGTGATGGTCTCGTTGAGCGAGGAGCCGAGCGTCCCGGTGTTCGGCTTCGCATAGGGATTCGACAGATTGAGACCGGGCGCGTTCGGGTCTTGCGCCTGGGCCGACAGAGGCAAGAGGAGGCTGGCGCCCAGCAGGAGGCCGGCGCAGAGGGCGAGGCGAACAAAGGCAAGCATCAGGGCACGCTCGATTCAAAGTGACCGGTGGCTCAACTCTGCTGCTTCGCCCTATAGTCCGCAATCTTTTCCTTAAGTTCCGAGAATTCCTCGCAATTTCCACAGGCTTTCTGCAGCACGGCGAGCCGCTCCTCGGCCTTGGGCAGGTCTTTCATGGTGAGGTAGAGCTCGCCCAGATACTCGTTGGCCCCGACATGCTCGGGCTGGATGGCCAGGGCCTGAAGATAGTAGTTCAGGGCCCGTTGCTCGTGGCCCAGCTCGCGATGGCTGTAGCCCAGCTCGTTGAGCGCGTCGGTATCCGCGGGGTTCTTCGCCACCAGCCATTCCAGGATCGGGATGGCGTCGCGGTAGCGCTCCCGGTCGATGAGGTTCTTGGCCGCGGCGTAATCGTCCTGGACGACGCTGGGCGTGGGCGAGGTCGCGGCCGAATGGTCGGTGTTCCCGCCGGCGGCCCCGGCGCTGATCGAGGCCAGGGCCGTGGCGGAAGCGAGAACCGGGGCGGCCAGGAAGGCCATGCGAAGAAATCTGCGCATCGGTTCACCCCTCTTTCGGATCAAGGGCGCCGGCCGCGGGGGCGGCCGCGCCCGGCTCTGCAGCCGGGATCAGCTCTGCTGCTTCGCCTTGTAGTCTGCGATCTTCTCCTTCAGCTCGGTGTACTGCTCGCAATTCGTGCAGGCCTTCTCCAGAACGGCGAGGCGTTCCTCGGCGTGGGGCAGGTCCTTCATCTCGAGATAGAGTTCGCCCAGATATTCGTTGGCGCCGAGATGATTGGGCTCGGTCGAGAGCGCCTTGAGATAGTAGGTCAGCGCTTTCTGCTGATGGCCGAGCTTGCGATGGCTGAAGCCAAGCTCGTTGAGCGCATCGGCGTCGGCCGGGTTCTTCGCCACCAGTTGATCGAGGATCGGGATCGCATCCCGATAGTTGCCCTCGTCGACCAGTTTCTTCGCCGTCACATAATCGGCGGTGACGGCGGGGGAAGTGCTCGAGCTGTCGCTCGAGCTGCCCATCGACCAGCCGGACGGCGCGGGCAGCGCGATGGCGAGGCCGACCGCGAGCCCGAGCACGGGGCCAGCCGCCAGCGCGATACGAGTGAATTTGTGCATCGAAGAGTCTCCCTTGTCGTGACGCGATCCAGTCCAGGTGGGGTGGATTAGCGCCCATTATAATGGGGAAGCGGGGGGCGCGCGCGGCGACGGCCCTGTCTCACGGGCATGTGATGGCCGGTGATCGGGCGTGGGAAGCCGGATTTCTGTGACAACTGCAGTGGGTTCGTACAAACCTGCTGGGTAGGAGGCCAGTCTCACGCCTCGTCCAGCATCGCCAGCAGCGTCTCGGCCGAGCCTGCATCCAGCACGATCCGCGCCGTGCGGTGATCGAAGCCGGCCCGGGCCAGCGCCGCCAGCTCCTTGCTTGCCAGCGCTTTCAGCTCTTCCCGGCTGCGACGCTTCGGCGTCCGGTAGGGACCGAGGCGCCGCCGCTTCGCGAAGGCGATGGCGGCGCCCAGCTCGGACCGGGCCCGGCTTCCCGGCAATGCCTCGATGGCGTCGCGGATCAGGGGCGAGGCGACACCGTCGGCGGAGAGCTTGGCCTCGATCCAGCGGCGCGAACGGCCCTGCCGCGTCAGGCTCTCGGCCCGGGTCGAGGCGTAGCGCCCGTCTTCGAGCAGGCCTTTCGCGGTCAGCTTGGCGATCACCTCGGCGATAGTCTTGCGCGCTGCGTCGAGGACATTGCGGTCGGCGGAGCGCCGCCGCACGCGGCGCTCCAGCACCCGCCGCAACCGGGTGGTCGAGGCGGCATAGCGCGCGAGATAGTCGAGCGCCGCCTCCAGCAGGGCCGCTTCCGTCATCGCTTCCGTCGGGGCTTCGGATGCCTCGGCTTCGGTGGAATCGCTGGAGGAGGACAAGGGCATCTCGCGGCCGGCCGGAGGGGACAGCCCGCCAGCATCGCATGGGACGGCGCCGGCGGCAGCAGACCTTCTGGTGCTGGGAATACCCTTTTCGATCCAGGGGTTTAGGCGAGGCCCGGAGGCGTCCACCCATGCAGGAATCCCGGGGCGGTCCTGCCGTGCCGAGGCTTGCTCCGGCACCGGCCGGGGCCTACCTTCCCGCACCCTTCATTGATCCTCGTCCATGACCCCTCCCGCGACGTCATCCGCATCTTCGTCCGCCCGTCCCGCCCCCGACGTCCGTCGCTTCGGCCCGGTCAATTGGGTCGGCCTCTGGACGCTCTATCTCAAGGAGGTGCGCCGCTTCGCGAAGGTCGCGACCCAGACGATCCTGGCGCCGCTGGTCACGACCCTGCTGTTCTTCGCGATCTTCACCCTGGCGCTCGGCCGCGCGGTCCAGAATGTGGGCGGCGTTTCCTTCCCGGAATTTCTCGGGCCTGGCCTCATCATGATGGCGATGGTACAGAACGCCTTCGCCAACACCTCCTCCTCGCTGGTGATCGCCAAGATCCAGGGCAACATCGTCGATCTGGTGATGCCGCCCTTGAGCCCGGGCGAGCTCACCTTCGCGCTCGCCGCGGGCGGGCTCACGCGCGGGATCGCGGTCGGGATCACGGTCGGGATCGTGATCGCGCTGCTGGTGCCGGTGCATGTCCACGACCTGTTCTTCGTGCTGTTCCATGCCGTGGCGGCCTGCCTGATGCTGTCGCTCCTGGGCATCCTCGGCGGGCTCTGGTCGGAGAAGTTCGACCATATCGCGGCCGTGACCAATTTCGTGATCACGCCGCTCTCCTTCCTCTCGGGTGCCTTCTATTCGGCGGAGCGGCTGCCGGGCATCTGGCACACGGTCGCGCATTTCAATCCGTTCTTCTACATGATCGACGGATTCCGCTACGGATTCATCGGCCATGCCGACGGGTCGCTGACCGCGGGCCTGATCGTGCTGACGCTCGCCAATGTCGGGCTCTATGCCCTGATCCACCGGCTGTTCTCGATCGGCTACAAGCTGCGGCCATGACCAAGTCGGCGGGCGTTCGGATCGCGGCGCCCCGGGCCCGGCATTTCGGCCGGGTCAACTGGCTGGGACTCTGGTCGCTGCATCAGCGCGAGTTCGGCCGTTTCGCCAAGGGCTATATCGACAATCTGCTCGGGCCGGTGGTCACCAGCCTGCTGTTCTTCGCGGTGTTCCGGCTGGCGCTGGGCGGGCAGAGCTGGAATGTCCCCGGCATCTCGCTCGCCGACTTCGTGGCGCCGGCGCTGATCATGATGGCCGTGGCCGAGCGCGCGCTCTCCTCGACCTCGGCCTCGATCCTCTATGACAAGCATACCGGCGCGCTCTCCGACGTGCTGATGCCGCCCTTGTCGGCGCTGGAACGGGTGTTGGGCTACGCCTTCGCCGCCACCAGCTCCGGGCTCGTGATCGGCTTCGTGGTGGCGCTCTGCCTGGCGCCTTTCGCGCATTACGCGCTCACCGGCCTGCCGGCGATCCTGTTCTTCGCGGTCGGCGGCGGGCTGCTGTTCGGGTTCCTCGGCGTGCTGGTGGGCATGTGGTCGACGCGCTGGGATCACTACACGGCGGCCCATACCTTCGTCTTCATCCCGACCTCGTTCTTCTCGGGCATGTTCCTGCCGGTGGCCGTGCTGCCGGAGATCGGGCAGAGGCTGGTGGCGCTCAATCCGTTCTATTACGCGCTCGACGGCGTGCGCGGCGGCCTCACCGGCTGGCGCGAGAGCGATCCGATCCTGGGCGCGGCGGTGCTGATCGGCTGCAATCTCGTGATCGGCGCCATCGTCTGGCGCCTGATGGCGCGCGGATATCGCGTCAAGCCGTAGCGCCCGCGTGCCTCAGGGCTTCAGCGCCCGGCGGCCCTTCTTCGCCTTCCGCACCATCTTGCGGATCGCCCTGGCGAGCTCGGGATCGCAGGGCGGCGGCTTCAGGTCGATGCCATCGCCCAGGCCCTTGGCGATGATCTCGAGGCCCCGGATGCGCGCCCACCATTTGAAGTCGCTCGCCACCAGATTCCAGGGCGCATGCCGGCTCGAGGTCTTCTCGAA
The nucleotide sequence above comes from Hypericibacter terrae. Encoded proteins:
- a CDS encoding RecX family transcriptional regulator, with product MTEAALLEAALDYLARYAASTTRLRRVLERRVRRRSADRNVLDAARKTIAEVIAKLTAKGLLEDGRYASTRAESLTRQGRSRRWIEAKLSADGVASPLIRDAIEALPGSRARSELGAAIAFAKRRRLGPYRTPKRRSREELKALASKELAALARAGFDHRTARIVLDAGSAETLLAMLDEA
- a CDS encoding tetratricopeptide repeat protein; protein product: MRRFLRMAFLAAPVLASATALASISAGAAGGNTDHSAATSPTPSVVQDDYAAAKNLIDRERYRDAIPILEWLVAKNPADTDALNELGYSHRELGHEQRALNYYLQALAIQPEHVGANEYLGELYLTMKDLPKAEERLAVLQKACGNCEEFSELKEKIADYRAKQQS
- a CDS encoding diaminopropionate ammonia-lyase, which translates into the protein MSHWKLDAFAHRVELNPRALPTEAPYPASLLPILDPAGFRAAAQEIRGWPGYRQTNLLPLPGLAAALGLRAIWYKDESSRFGLGSFKALGGAYAVYRVLAAAVKEATGKEPSSAELMAGAHKDIVGAITVATATDGNHGRSVAWGAQLFGCRCIVYIHAEVSEGRCEAIAHYGAEVRRIEGNYDDSVHRVAADAKTHGWTIVSDTSYEGYKDVPRTVMEGYGLIGIETLDELPAEARPTHLFIQGGVGGLAAATTALLWQKLGGERPQVVVVEPDAADCLFQSAANGKPTKIEGDLDTIMAGLAAGEVSLLAWEILDLGANAFMTVPDDAAISAMRALAEGVGGDPPTVGGESGVGGLAGLFAAANDPKTAQTLSLGALSCVLIIGSEGDTDPVVYERLVGQSGAEIRAEA
- a CDS encoding adenylate/guanylate cyclase domain-containing protein; protein product: MQAKDMVRRVRLVTGLTLFAYLTTHYLNHAAGLISLDAMEAGRGLFLLLWRNWPMTLLLYAAIFIHQGLAYWAIYQRRSLRMAPWEAAQLLLGLAVPPLIVTHVIGTRLAEALYGTNDNYAYQLLVTWLWQPSDGVKQALVTAIAWAHGCIGLYFWLRLKPWFPRGAAYLFAVGLLLPVLALLGFVEGGREVARLAEDPDSMAAANAIIHFPTPEQVAHLYGIRNGLLWLFAGLLLATLVARWFRAWFIRHRAIQVTYPDGRKVEIQPGTSVLEASRIGGIPHASVCGGRGRCSTCRVRILASDGALPEPGPEERRVLDRVAAGPGIRLACQLRPRVNVSVLPMLPPTASPRDSHARPGYLQGHEEEIAILFADLRAFTRFAERKLPYDVVFLLNRYFRAMGTAVEQAGGHLDKFIGDGVMALFGVGSNPEEGCRLSLEAARRMAVNLDEVNRVLEHDLPEPLRIGIGIHVGPAIVGEMGYGRATSMTAIGDSVNTASRLEGLTKEFACQLVISASVAELAGLELPDAAPHEIAVRGRTQPLRVLAIADARTLPPFTGLTEKVLRQRVRAGAIPTG
- a CDS encoding ABC transporter permease, with product MTKSAGVRIAAPRARHFGRVNWLGLWSLHQREFGRFAKGYIDNLLGPVVTSLLFFAVFRLALGGQSWNVPGISLADFVAPALIMMAVAERALSSTSASILYDKHTGALSDVLMPPLSALERVLGYAFAATSSGLVIGFVVALCLAPFAHYALTGLPAILFFAVGGGLLFGFLGVLVGMWSTRWDHYTAAHTFVFIPTSFFSGMFLPVAVLPEIGQRLVALNPFYYALDGVRGGLTGWRESDPILGAAVLIGCNLVIGAIVWRLMARGYRVKP
- a CDS encoding ABC transporter permease: MTPPATSSASSSARPAPDVRRFGPVNWVGLWTLYLKEVRRFAKVATQTILAPLVTTLLFFAIFTLALGRAVQNVGGVSFPEFLGPGLIMMAMVQNAFANTSSSLVIAKIQGNIVDLVMPPLSPGELTFALAAGGLTRGIAVGITVGIVIALLVPVHVHDLFFVLFHAVAACLMLSLLGILGGLWSEKFDHIAAVTNFVITPLSFLSGAFYSAERLPGIWHTVAHFNPFFYMIDGFRYGFIGHADGSLTAGLIVLTLANVGLYALIHRLFSIGYKLRP
- a CDS encoding tetratricopeptide repeat protein, which codes for MHKFTRIALAAGPVLGLAVGLAIALPAPSGWSMGSSSDSSSTSPAVTADYVTAKKLVDEGNYRDAIPILDQLVAKNPADADALNELGFSHRKLGHQQKALTYYLKALSTEPNHLGANEYLGELYLEMKDLPHAEERLAVLEKACTNCEQYTELKEKIADYKAKQQS
- a CDS encoding tetratricopeptide repeat protein, with protein sequence MLAFVRLALCAGLLLGASLLLPLSAQAQDPNAPGLNLSNPYAKPNTGTLGSSLNETITPRNEQYNEALARIQTGDYDGAMLILNKLIAMDPVDADALTQLGYCYQKENQLGKAMSYYKKVIGMKPQHLLANRNAGELLLDMKNLSGAEERLTVLQDACVNCDEYNQLKAKIDAYKLSIQG